cctccctgccccacacccaCTAGCAACAAGCACCCAGTGTAGtgtccagatcttggtttcttttccttttcttttcttttctttctttttttttttttttgagatgcagtctctctctgtcacccaggctggagtgcagtggtgggatttcagcttactgcaacctccatctcccgggttcaagccattctcctgctctggGGCGGGGCATggtgcctcctgagtagctgggattacaggcacctgccaccacgcccggctgactttttgcattttttagtagaggcagggtttcaccgtgttggtcaggctggtcttgaactcctgacctcaaatgatttgcgtgccttggcctcccagagtcctgggattacaggtgtgagccactgtgaccggcccctgcccccattttttttttttttaaagagtgacagggcttcgctctgttgcccaggatgcagTGTAGTGGACTGGGCACTATCCtagttcactgaagccttgaacacCCAGGGACAAGTGATCTTCCtgtttcagccttccaagtagctggaactataggcgcactctactacacctggctaatttttaaaatttctttgtagagatggggtctcactatgttgcccaggctggtcttgaactcctgggctcaaatgatcctcccaccttggtgtcTCAAAGTataggaattacaggcattaggCACAATGCCCCACCCCAGATCTTGGtgtctaataccattctccactaaaatgaaccagggctccttggagaaatgactgattctggGACGGGGCAGGAAATACACCAAATAATCCTGGAGCAGCTTGTAGTGCCAAAACGTAAAAAGTGctaaaaacaaacatacacaatgatggggacacaaagccaattGAAAGACTTCCTAtggatctatctatctatctatctatctatctatctatctatctatctatcatcaatCATCTACCGAGATCTCctattgttctgtttctctggagaaccctgactaatatataGGGGACTCTGGGCATGTGGTATTGGGAAACCGTCTGTGCTATCTTCACAGTCATTCTGTAAGCCTACAGctcttttgcttgtttgttgtttgtttgtttatttatttatttattttgagatgaatctcactctgttgcccaggctggaattcagtgacacaatcttggctcactgaaacctctgtctctcgagttcaagcaattctcctgcctcagtctcctgagtagctgggattacaggcgcctgtcactacgcctggctaatttttgtatttttggtagagtcagggtttcaccatgctggccggctgatctcaaactcctgacctcaggtggttcacccgcctcagcctcccaaagtgctgagattacaggcatgagccactgtacttggcctgAATCAGAAGATCTTATAGCTTGGGGCTGCTCTGACTGGCAAGAGTCAGAGGAGTTGGGCAGCAGGTGCCCCCTGTAGCAGGGGCAGGGGTTCTGGACTCGCCGTAGTTTCAACCCTTCCCACtgttccttccccagcccactgcagcctcaatctcacAGGCTTAAGGGATCCCCTGCTCCAGCTGCTGTCTGTTGGGAGGTGTGTGTGAGATTTGGGGGAGCTGGGAGCACTTCTTTTGCCAGCAGACACATTGCCCCGATTCAGACACTACACAGCCACTCCCAGTTCTCCAGCCACAGAGCCTGCCAGGCTGAGGCctggggaggtggtgggaggCTGACCCTGAGTGGGGTTCTGATTTCCCTCTTCCTCATGGCCATCACTACCCCTCAGCCCCTGCAGCAGGGACAGACATCTTCTCAGGCAGCAATACCATCTGTACCAGCCGTGAGGGTGGTGGAAGGAAGGGTGGGAGTGTGGACCCTGGCTCCCAGAGAAGCCACTGAGCCTGGGGCAACTTATCCTTATCCCCAGTTCTGCCAGATTGGCAGAGGTGATTACCTAATTGAGGATTAAGGATTAATTGAGATCTGCCAGGAGAGTGGTGCTGAGGCCCCTGCAGCCAGCTCTAGCACCTCGGCATCCAGTCTCCAGAATGCACAGGGTGCATCTCCAGGCCGCCTGCCTGCTTTGCCCCAGGGCCATCTTGTTGGCAGGTGCCATGTGAGGACCAGGCACAGGCGCTGGGAGCTCTCACCCCTTCGTGACGAGGAAGGACCGGGCTTGTTTGCTCCCACCAGGCAGGAGCTGCAGATGAGGCCTGCGCCATAGCTAGAAGAGGCTGAGATCTGGCCTGGGCCTGTCCTGACCCTGAGGCACCCTCCATAGTTGGCACTGTGGTTTCAGAGTCCCCGGGCCTGGGTGCAAGTCCCACCGCCCTTCATCCTGACTGTGTGCGGCTTGATGCCAGTCCTGTGTCCTCCTGGAGCCTCTGTGCAGGCAAAGGCCCTGGATTAACCTGGGGGTAATGGAAAGTCATGGCCAGGTCCTGAACAGGGGTGTGACAAAACGCAAGTGGCATTTTAGGAAGAATAACCTGGCAGTGTGTGGGGATAGAGGGCAGTGAGGCCACGTGGTCTCTAGCAGATCACTTAGACTTGGTGCTattgtttatgttatttttagttaaaaaagtgttttttagagacatggttttgttctgttgcccaggctggagtgcagtggtgcaatcatatagttcactgcagcctcgacctcctgggttcgagtgatcctcccacctcagcctcccaagtagctgggactacaggcatgcaccaccacacctggctaatttttgctttatttttgtagagatggggtctcgctctgttgcccaggctggtttcaaattcctggcctcaaagtgctggagttGCATTCATGAGCCACTTCACACGGCCCTCGTGCTATGGCCTtgatgtttgtgtccctccaaaatgcATGTTGAAACTCAATCCCCAATGGACCAACAGTAAGGGGTGGGGCCTTCAGAAGATGATTGGACCACAAGGGCTCTGCCCTtatggatgggattagtgccttataaaagggctggGGGTggcggtggggtggggggagtagCCAGGCCCTCATGCCCTTCCTGCCTTTCTGCTACGTGAGGCATCCTCTGGAGGAAGCAGctcaaggcaccatcttggaagcagtgGCCTGGCCCTCTCCAGACACCCAACTGCCCGCACCTTGAccctgggcttcccagcctccataactgtgagcaataaattcaCGCTGTTTATAAAATACCAGTCTAAGGTatgttgttatagcagcaggaacagaCGAGGGCACTCATCCCGTCAATTTCTTCGATCTGGAAAATGGGGCCCTGAAGACTGGGGTATGCTATGGGTGTCCGGGGTCCTCCAGGGGGAAGATGCTGAGATGGAGTTAGGGAGGAAGGTAAAGGGGGAGGAAGCAGGACTGGGCAGGCAAGCCTCTGATTCCACACCGACCTGTCTGCCTTGGCTGCCCCAAAGGGGAGCTCGGAGCAAAGACTGCCCATTAGAGGAGCCTTGCATTAGGGGGAAACGTCCAGGTCCTGGTCCCCACGCTGTGCTCAGTTCGTGGCTGGGGGCTCCCTGGAGGAGTGAGGTGTCAGCCCAAAAGCTGAGGTGTCTCCTGAAGGGGCCAGTGGCTGAGCCCTTCTGCTAGCTCACCCACTCTATCCTCTAAGTTGAACTGCACGTTCTTGAGGGGAGCTCTGAGCAGTGTGCCCCCAAGGCTACTGCAGGAAAAGTGACATCAAGCTTGGGAAAAGTCTTTCTGCGGTACTTTCTCCACGCTCAAATGTCATCATGGAGCTAGCAGGAGCTGTTCTCAGGATACATGGCAGGAAATGTGGAGGCCAACACACGCCTGAGCTCGGGACAAGAAGGCTCTGTTTACTGGCTAGGGGTGTTTCCTGACGCTTGCTCTGGGCCGGGTCCAGGAtccagagaggaagaagagagggtcCCCATCTCCCCGAAGCTCACAGTGGAAGGGATTTGTGATCCAAGAGGACAGTCCCGGTCCTTGATTTCGGGGGCCAAATACTGGAGCCTCCAGGATGAGCAAGTGAGAGGCAAAAGCCATCTCCCCAGGCTTGGAGATATTTTActgtcagagagacagagacgaGGCCAGGCAGCTTTATTGGAGAAGTGGTGGTGGGGGTGAAGGCAGGCAAGGGCGCTGCACACAGGTgggatggggaggagaggggTGTCCCTGCTGGAGGTGATGGGCTTCAAAGAACATGCTGGTGGGCAGAGGCTGTGGTCCTTGAGTCCTGTCTGCTGCCTCCAGCTTCTGTACAGGCTCACCGAGACATCATTCGCACAAACTCTGCCAGGACGAAGCCAGGGTTTTGGGTCTGTTCTCTGGACTGCACTAGGAGTGAGGACCATCTGCAGGCCTTGGGGCAGGTGGGAGTGTGGTTGAGGGGAGGGTCTTCAAGGGCATCCTCTGGATCTGATAGGGAATAGGTCTCAGGGCCAGGAAGAGGGGGCTTTGTcttatgggggaaaaaacaaacccTTGTAATGgaacttgttttcctttttgctttgaCAGGTAGGAAGCTCAGGAGCAACTCTGGGGCCTACTTATGGGAATGCATTTTCCACATAGTAATTTTCCTTGgcttctattattatttaatcatttttcccCTTTATGGAAATGCAGCATAGAGGAAGAGCTGGGTTCTGGATCAGGCTGCCCAGATTCAAATCTTGGCTCCATCTACCTGCTTTTGCTTAGTGCCTAGGCTTTCCTGAGAATGGACTTTCTTCTCCTGCCTATGGGGATAACAATTCCTTCCTCTCGGGTTCTGCATGATGATTAGGAGAGGACATTGGGGTGCGTGGCACAGGGTCTAGTGCACAGTGGTGATGCTTGCTGTGCGGTTTCTTATCTGCTAGGAGCCTTCCAGGGCGTGCGTTGCTACGTGCGGCAGGGGGTACCTTCGAAGTCGACCAGGCCGTCCCCATTGAGGTCCACGTCCTGGAGGATCTCCTCCACCTCCCGCTGGCTGAGGCGCTCCCCCAGCAGGGCCTTGAGGGCCGCCCGGAGCTCGCCCACGCTGATGCGGCCGTCCCCGTTGGTGTCGAACTGTGGCGGCGTTGGTCGTGGCGTCTGGTCACTGACAGTCATTCACACGCGCAGCCCCTCACTCACGGCAGACACGCAGCCCCGCCCGCCCTCAGCCCCAGTGGCCGCACCTCCCGGAAGGCGTCCCGCAGCTCCCGGACGCCGATCATGTCTGCAGTCTCTGCCAGCAGCTTGGGGCCCATCAGCTCCACGAAATCTTCAAAGTCCACCTTCCCGCCACCTGGAGGTCCCGTCCATTACAGACCCAGGGCACCAGAGACCCCTGCCCCGCCCCTGgctctccctcctctgccctctgcctttcCTTCGTGAATGGATCCTTTCCTCCCTCTGCATCTGAAGCCTGGGTCATCTATATTTCCCAATGGGAATCGCCCTCCAAACAAGGCACAGATTTGGCCAAAGGTGAAAGGAAAACCACGCTCAAAACTTCttgggcagggcgcggtggctcacgcctgtaatgccagcactttgggaggctgaggcgggcgaatcacctgaggtcaggagttccagaccagcctgaccaacatggtgaaaccccgtctctactaaaaatacaaaaattagccgggcgtagtggcgggtgcctgtaatcccacctactcgggaggctgaggcaggagaattgcttgaacccaggaggtggaggttgcagtgagctgagatagcgccattgtcactcctgagtgacagagcaagaccccatctcaaaaaaaaacaaaaacaaaaacaagaaacccaaaacaacaacaacaacaacaacaacaaaaccccccaaaaaatttcTTGGAACTTTCCTTAATTTTCCTGAAGAGTTCGgttgggttcaagtcctggctccaaggaacttgctgtgtgaccttagacaagtccCTTAACCATTCAGTTGCCTCATTTGCAGAATGGGAATCACAGTCCATGCTGTGCCCACCACCTAGAGGCGGGTGAGATTCTCCAGGGGCAGAGAGCTTGCCTTGAGAATGACCAAGGTCATGGGCTCTGAGGACAGCCTGTGCAGTCACCTCTGTATCTGGGTTTGGCTTCCTGGGCCCAGCCAGGGCATCTGGAGGACTGGGGATGGGGACAGGCCCGAGGCACATACTGATTTGTTGGGAGATCTCGATGAGCTCCATCTCGGTGGGCATGTAGCCCAGGGTCCGCATGCAGGCACCCAGCTCCCGGCAGCCGATGTAGCCGTCCCGGTCTCTGTCAAACTCCTGGAAGGCGACCTGCAGCTCTGCCAGGCAGGGTGGGGTCAGTCCTTCCCCCATATCCCCCTGATCCTGGCCTGGACCCACCTACCCTTCTCCCTTGGTCTAATCATCCCTCCTTCTGAACGTCAGATTCTCTTtgctgcctcagggcctttgaacATGCTGTTCCTGTTATTTGTTCTTTCAGCAAGTATTTGaagagtatctactatgtgccaagctctgctctaggcactggggatacagcagtgaaatttttcaaaaagaaagaaagaaagtgggggAAACAAATCACGACCGCTTGGAGCTGTGGTCTTTTGTCACCTACTAAAGGAAGACATCCCTTTACATGTGGCCTCCCCAGCCCgttttttcctttcctggaaaGCACGTTCACAATTTATACTTGTAGCCGACTAACTGACGTTGATCTCCAGAGGGCACAGGCCATATCTGCCTAGCCGGCCATGTTTCCCAGTGCTTAGCCAGGGCCAGGCACACAGTGGGCACCCAGGAAGTGTCAGCTGAATGAGCAAATATAAAAGGGGCCCTGTCACCTGCCTGGTGAGTGAGACCAAGAAATGACAGCTGAGTGGGGGTCTGTCATCCCCTCCCTGCTCAGTCTTGTCCCCATTTCCCTGAACCAGTGCCCTGTAGCCTTCTTGCCCCTACCTCCTCCTGGAAACACTGAGGCCCCCACCCGATGCCCCCCCAACCCTATGTCCCCACCCTATGCCCCCCCCATGCCCACCTCCCCTCCAGGGAACCAGTTCCTTCTCCAACCCTTTACCTTCAATCTCCTCGGGCCGCAGCTCCCGGTCCTGAAGGGCACAGAGGGGTTAGGAATTCCCCGCTCCTCCTGATGGCTGTGCCCTTCCTTCTTGCTTCTCAGGgc
The genomic region above belongs to Papio anubis isolate 15944 chromosome 12, Panubis1.0, whole genome shotgun sequence and contains:
- the CABP2 gene encoding calcium-binding protein 2, which codes for MVQGPWGTVPRGPGAGALRTPGSGSAPHQGAPAPAPAPAPRSRGPPGQASRATQCSTAWWGLPASSCGPALLPPNSYDRELRPEEIEELQVAFQEFDRDRDGYIGCRELGACMRTLGYMPTEMELIEISQQISGGKVDFEDFVELMGPKLLAETADMIGVRELRDAFREFDTNGDGRISVGELRAALKALLGERLSQREVEEILQDVDLNGDGLVDFEEFVRMMSR